The proteins below are encoded in one region of Polynucleobacter sp. AP-Nino-20-G2:
- the rsmH gene encoding 16S rRNA (cytosine(1402)-N(4))-methyltransferase RsmH gives MNITHRPVLLAEAVTALISGPLITSPEASKNLLLIDGTFGRGGHTQALLAHLNPNARMISFDKDLDAIAVAEKINDQRLRIVHDSFAQMDQYAEPESVDGILLDLGISSPQVDEAHRGFSFRKDGPLDMRMNTEFGLTAAQWLEQAPQEEIARVIKTYGEERFASQIAKAIVAKREEGLSPKTTLQLASLVASVVRTREVGQDPATRTFQALRIFINRELEDLELGLKAALKLLKPGARLAVISFHSLEDRIVKQFLQAHSKVEVPRGLPVREKDLPQSALEIIGRVKPSDEEVQENPRARSAIMRIAEKRMGALA, from the coding sequence ATGAACATAACTCATCGCCCAGTGTTACTGGCCGAGGCGGTGACGGCGCTGATCAGTGGCCCACTCATCACCTCTCCAGAAGCCTCAAAAAATCTACTCTTGATCGACGGAACATTCGGGCGTGGTGGCCACACTCAAGCATTGCTTGCACACCTCAACCCCAATGCGCGAATGATCTCTTTCGACAAAGATTTGGATGCAATAGCAGTCGCCGAAAAAATCAACGATCAACGACTTCGAATAGTTCACGACAGTTTTGCGCAGATGGATCAGTATGCGGAACCAGAGTCGGTGGATGGCATTTTGTTGGATCTGGGTATCAGCTCTCCACAGGTAGACGAAGCGCATCGAGGATTTTCATTTCGCAAAGACGGTCCGCTGGATATGCGCATGAACACCGAGTTTGGTTTGACGGCAGCGCAATGGTTGGAACAGGCACCACAAGAGGAAATCGCACGCGTGATTAAGACTTACGGTGAGGAGCGTTTTGCATCTCAGATTGCTAAAGCCATTGTGGCAAAGCGTGAAGAGGGCTTGTCGCCTAAAACAACCTTGCAGCTTGCAAGCTTAGTGGCAAGTGTTGTGCGTACTAGAGAAGTGGGGCAGGATCCTGCGACAAGAACATTTCAAGCATTGCGAATTTTTATCAATCGCGAACTAGAAGATTTGGAACTGGGTTTGAAGGCGGCGCTGAAATTATTAAAGCCAGGCGCTCGATTGGCGGTAATCAGCTTTCACTCATTAGAGGATCGCATCGTTAAGCAATTTTTGCAGGCACACTCCAAGGTTGAGGTGCCACGTGGATTACCGGTGCGCGAAAAAGATTTACCGCAAAGCGCTTTGGAAATTATTGGGCGCGTTAAGCCAAGTGATGAGGAAGTTCAAGAAAATCCTCGTGCTCGCTCAGCCATTATGCGCATTGCTGAAAAGCGAATGGGGGCATTGGCTTGA
- the ftsL gene encoding cell division protein FtsL: MNRATLTLLVLLLVCALSLVAAQQRARKLFISLERAQIEERKLNQDWLRLEYEQRNLSKSARIRDVARNQLHMVPISPERTLYLKEAR; this comes from the coding sequence TTGAATCGCGCCACACTTACCTTGCTCGTATTGTTACTGGTCTGCGCACTTTCTTTGGTGGCTGCTCAACAACGCGCGCGTAAATTATTTATTTCACTAGAGCGCGCTCAAATTGAAGAGCGCAAGCTGAACCAGGATTGGTTGCGTCTTGAGTATGAGCAACGGAATTTATCTAAATCTGCTCGTATTCGTGATGTAGCTCGTAATCAATTACATATGGTCCCCATCTCCCCAGAGCGTACTTTGTATCTGAAGGAGGCTAGATGA
- a CDS encoding penicillin-binding protein 2: protein MRPVGFSTTPNLVLRLPMWRSRLMLFMLFFVFMLLLIRAFWIQGPGNAFYEAKGVRGTQRELELPASRGKILDRNGQVIATSLEAKSVIAYNDTVPDDLSAEKIRKLAGLLQIGEAELRKKLKEERKQIFLKRQVDPEVAQQIKQLEIPGIGLNNEYRRFYPEGEAMAHVVGFTNVEDRGQEGMELSREKDLAGHPGQRRVVVDRLGRVVEDVAILQLPQNGKDLQLSIDSKIQFLAYNAVKNAVEQHHASAGGAVVLDTQTGEILALANYPSYNPNDRKKLTGEQLRNRVLTDTFEPGSTIKPLTISIALEKGAVAPNTNLVIGAKYLVGPKPITDTHPYGNLTVAQIIQKSSNIGTAKIAMNNLSAEEMWNFYTSVGLGQSPKIGFPGAVAGTVHPYKKWMPTDQARIAFGYGISASLFQVARAYTIFARDGELVPLTIERSPDFKPGTHVISAKTALEMRSMLETVTEPGGTAIKAQAEGYRVGGKTGTAHKLVGKGYGNKYRAYFAGIAPISAPRIVVAVMIDEPTGGSHYGGDVAAPVFSTIVSETLRTLNVLPDSNVKQMALEDKAPVEIHTASAKVQPAVLKR from the coding sequence ATGAGGCCAGTAGGTTTTTCAACTACGCCGAATTTAGTATTGCGTCTGCCGATGTGGCGGTCACGCCTGATGCTGTTCATGCTGTTCTTCGTATTTATGTTGCTGTTGATCCGCGCTTTTTGGATTCAGGGTCCGGGAAATGCTTTTTATGAAGCCAAGGGCGTGCGCGGGACACAGCGTGAGTTGGAGCTTCCCGCTTCCCGTGGAAAAATTTTGGACCGCAATGGCCAAGTTATTGCTACAAGTTTGGAAGCGAAGTCTGTTATCGCCTATAACGACACAGTGCCCGATGATTTGTCCGCGGAGAAGATTCGTAAATTGGCTGGCTTATTGCAAATTGGCGAAGCTGAGTTGCGTAAAAAATTAAAAGAAGAGCGAAAACAGATCTTCTTGAAGCGCCAGGTGGATCCAGAGGTTGCTCAGCAAATTAAGCAATTAGAAATACCAGGTATTGGCTTGAATAATGAATACCGTCGCTTCTACCCAGAAGGTGAGGCGATGGCTCACGTCGTTGGCTTTACCAATGTTGAAGATCGTGGCCAAGAGGGCATGGAGCTCTCAAGAGAAAAGGATTTGGCTGGACATCCAGGGCAGCGCCGTGTCGTGGTTGATCGCTTGGGTCGGGTTGTGGAAGATGTTGCGATTTTGCAATTACCGCAAAATGGTAAGGATCTTCAGCTCTCTATTGATAGCAAGATTCAGTTTCTTGCCTATAACGCTGTGAAGAATGCGGTTGAGCAGCATCATGCAAGTGCTGGTGGGGCTGTAGTGCTCGACACGCAGACTGGTGAAATCTTGGCTTTAGCAAATTATCCAAGCTACAACCCAAATGACCGTAAGAAATTAACTGGCGAGCAATTGCGTAATCGTGTGTTGACCGATACGTTTGAACCTGGCTCAACAATCAAGCCTTTGACAATATCGATTGCTTTGGAGAAGGGTGCTGTTGCACCTAATACTAATTTAGTTATTGGCGCCAAATATTTGGTAGGCCCTAAGCCGATTACGGATACACACCCTTATGGCAATTTAACGGTTGCTCAAATCATTCAGAAGTCGAGCAATATTGGTACAGCCAAAATTGCGATGAATAATCTTTCCGCCGAAGAGATGTGGAATTTTTACACTTCCGTGGGATTGGGTCAGTCACCAAAGATTGGCTTTCCAGGTGCAGTAGCTGGTACGGTACATCCGTATAAAAAATGGATGCCGACTGATCAGGCGCGTATTGCATTTGGCTACGGTATATCCGCATCCCTCTTTCAGGTAGCGCGTGCGTACACCATCTTTGCTCGTGATGGTGAGTTGGTGCCTCTTACCATTGAGCGCAGTCCAGACTTTAAGCCTGGCACTCATGTCATCTCTGCAAAGACAGCGCTAGAAATGCGGAGCATGCTCGAGACAGTAACGGAGCCAGGCGGCACAGCGATTAAGGCGCAAGCTGAGGGCTATCGCGTTGGCGGAAAAACTGGTACTGCCCATAAATTAGTGGGTAAGGGTTATGGAAATAAATACCGCGCTTACTTTGCCGGTATCGCGCCAATTAGCGCCCCACGGATTGTGGTTGCCGTCATGATTGATGAGCCAACTGGCGGTAGTCACTACGGCGGTGATGTTGCGGCACCCGTGTTTTCTACTATTGTTAGTGAAACATTACGCACGCTGAATGTGTTGCCTGATAGTAATGTGAAGCAAATGGCGCTAGAAGATAAGGCTCCTGTAGAAATTCATACTGCTTCTGCAAAAGTACAACCAGCGGTTTTGAAAAGATGA
- a CDS encoding UDP-N-acetylmuramoyl-L-alanyl-D-glutamate--2,6-diaminopimelate ligase, which translates to MMATVIIEPHLLISHLHGLTSSSAKISADSRLIVVGDIFFAYPVGRGTAYRDGRDYISAALANGAATIVFDPIDGVANEYLDHPQCIAVENLALLAGKLCAEWYEHPSAQLNVIGVTGTNGKTTVTQWLAQALDEPLDRAAVLGTLGTGFPGGLLQTGYTTPDAPRLQTQIKELHDSGAHRIAIEVSSHALDQERVAGLHVQCAVFTNLTQDHLDYHGTMAEYAEAKAKLFQCAGLEHAVINLDDAFGRELAVKLLAANQIRVWGYALSQEAFTGFEKFADRLKRVYIKDCALSSLGYDATFHCEGMGASAIHLSVLGQFNLSNSLAVWAVLLTQGFSVDDAAKRMGKLRPVSGRMELISLHKTQRTDGPMVVVDYAHTPDALMKVLVALRPIANQRGGKIWCVFGCGGDRDSGKRSQMGRIAEEFANHIVLTSDNPRSEDPESIIAMIRSGIASDFKEVQILPDRAAAIMAAVRHADTKDVVLVAGKGHESTQEIQGKKFDFSDQEHIRLAAGGCI; encoded by the coding sequence ATGATGGCGACAGTGATTATCGAACCTCATCTTTTGATCTCCCACTTGCACGGCCTTACTTCGTCCTCTGCAAAAATTTCTGCTGATAGTCGTCTGATTGTTGTCGGGGATATTTTCTTTGCGTATCCGGTAGGTCGGGGTACTGCATATCGTGACGGTCGTGACTATATTTCTGCAGCACTCGCTAATGGCGCGGCTACTATCGTATTTGATCCGATTGATGGCGTGGCAAACGAATATCTAGATCATCCGCAATGTATTGCTGTTGAGAATTTGGCATTACTTGCTGGAAAGCTGTGCGCGGAATGGTATGAGCATCCGAGTGCGCAATTAAATGTGATTGGCGTTACCGGTACTAACGGTAAAACGACTGTTACTCAGTGGCTCGCTCAGGCGCTTGATGAACCTTTGGATCGAGCAGCCGTGCTTGGGACCTTAGGTACAGGGTTTCCTGGCGGACTTCTACAGACCGGGTACACCACTCCAGATGCACCTCGTTTGCAAACACAAATTAAAGAATTGCATGATAGTGGCGCCCATCGTATAGCGATAGAGGTCTCATCGCATGCGCTCGATCAAGAGCGTGTTGCTGGATTACATGTGCAGTGCGCTGTATTTACCAATTTGACTCAAGATCATTTGGATTATCACGGCACTATGGCCGAATATGCAGAAGCGAAGGCCAAACTTTTCCAGTGCGCCGGTCTTGAGCATGCAGTTATTAATTTAGATGATGCATTTGGGCGTGAGCTTGCGGTGAAATTGCTTGCAGCCAATCAGATTCGGGTATGGGGTTATGCACTCAGCCAAGAAGCTTTTACTGGCTTTGAGAAGTTTGCAGATCGCTTAAAGCGGGTTTATATAAAAGACTGTGCTCTGAGTTCTTTGGGATATGACGCTACATTCCATTGTGAAGGTATGGGTGCAAGCGCCATTCATCTTTCCGTTTTGGGTCAATTTAATTTAAGCAATAGTTTGGCGGTATGGGCGGTTTTATTGACCCAGGGCTTCAGTGTGGATGACGCTGCTAAGCGGATGGGTAAGTTGCGCCCAGTTTCTGGTCGCATGGAATTAATTTCTTTGCATAAAACCCAGCGCACCGATGGCCCTATGGTTGTTGTTGATTATGCGCATACGCCGGATGCGTTGATGAAGGTATTAGTTGCGTTGCGCCCAATCGCGAACCAAAGGGGTGGAAAGATTTGGTGTGTATTCGGATGCGGCGGAGATCGTGATTCTGGTAAGCGCTCGCAGATGGGTCGTATCGCTGAAGAATTCGCTAATCACATTGTGTTGACAAGCGATAACCCAAGATCCGAAGATCCCGAGTCAATTATTGCCATGATCCGCTCTGGCATAGCATCTGACTTTAAAGAGGTGCAGATACTTCCAGATCGTGCGGCAGCGATTATGGCTGCAGTGCGTCATGCGGACACTAAAGATGTTGTATTGGTCGCCGGTAAGGGTCATGAATCTACCCAAGAGATTCAAGGTAAAAAATTCGATTTTTCCGATCAAGAACATATTCGTCTTGCTGCTGGAGGGTGCATCTGA
- the murF gene encoding UDP-N-acetylmuramoyl-tripeptide--D-alanyl-D-alanine ligase, with protein sequence MSMMTTLAQAHAMLPGSVLLNISEEDAKSLSLSKVGTDSRQIEQGELFVALIGERFDAHDFLLDVAQSGAAAILISKQDVCPKDFPALCVADTKVALGKLAQAWRATFSIPVAVVTGSNGKTTVKEMIASIFKAAVGEANTLVTKGNFNNDIGLPLTLLRLRPSDRLAVIELGMNHPGETAQLAVIAQPTIALINNAQREHQEFMATVEAVAKEHATVLGALPLNGVAVFPADSEFSELWRQAATGRKMIDFSLSSHVDHKGAAVSGRLLENGKLNIQAEQGEVEVRLNTLGNHNIRNALAASAVALGAGLSLENIKEGLQSFSPVNGRMQAKQVSPHITLIDDSYNANPDSVRAAIDALHQSGNLSWLVLGDMGEVGDQGPAFHQEVGAYAAERGIAKLFALGEQCEFAVHGFNAVKKQQDQSSVALHFLELDLLLAELSGVLGDQASHAPTHLDILVKGSRFMRMERVVQALLKEAKTCS encoded by the coding sequence ATGTCGATGATGACAACACTAGCTCAAGCGCATGCGATGTTGCCTGGAAGCGTCTTGCTCAATATTTCTGAAGAAGATGCTAAATCATTGTCGCTTTCTAAGGTGGGCACTGATAGCCGCCAGATAGAGCAAGGCGAACTATTTGTTGCTTTGATTGGTGAGCGTTTTGATGCGCATGACTTCTTGTTAGATGTTGCTCAATCTGGAGCGGCGGCTATATTAATTAGTAAACAAGATGTATGCCCTAAAGATTTCCCCGCTCTTTGTGTGGCTGATACCAAGGTGGCGTTGGGTAAATTAGCTCAAGCTTGGCGTGCCACATTCTCAATACCGGTTGCAGTAGTTACTGGGTCAAATGGCAAGACTACTGTTAAAGAAATGATCGCGTCGATTTTTAAGGCGGCGGTAGGCGAGGCAAATACTTTGGTGACTAAGGGCAATTTCAATAACGATATTGGCTTGCCTCTCACATTATTGCGTTTACGCCCCAGCGACCGCTTAGCGGTGATTGAGCTTGGAATGAACCATCCCGGTGAGACTGCGCAATTAGCGGTGATTGCTCAGCCTACTATTGCGCTGATCAACAATGCTCAGCGTGAGCATCAAGAATTTATGGCGACTGTTGAGGCAGTAGCCAAAGAGCACGCGACCGTACTCGGTGCCCTTCCATTAAATGGTGTGGCTGTATTTCCTGCGGATTCTGAATTTTCTGAGCTTTGGCGCCAGGCTGCGACAGGAAGAAAAATGATTGACTTCAGCCTGTCTTCTCATGTCGATCACAAGGGTGCGGCCGTAAGCGGACGACTCTTAGAAAATGGAAAGCTAAACATTCAAGCTGAGCAAGGTGAAGTAGAGGTTCGGTTAAATACGTTGGGTAATCACAATATTCGCAATGCGCTGGCGGCCTCGGCCGTTGCATTGGGTGCGGGATTGAGTTTGGAAAACATTAAAGAAGGTTTGCAATCCTTCTCGCCTGTGAACGGCCGCATGCAAGCAAAACAGGTAAGCCCCCATATCACCTTGATTGACGATAGCTATAACGCCAACCCTGATTCAGTTCGGGCTGCGATTGATGCGCTTCACCAGTCAGGAAATTTATCTTGGCTGGTTCTTGGAGATATGGGTGAAGTGGGTGATCAAGGCCCGGCGTTTCATCAAGAGGTTGGTGCTTACGCTGCAGAGCGTGGTATTGCCAAGCTATTTGCTTTGGGCGAGCAATGTGAATTTGCAGTACATGGATTTAATGCGGTGAAGAAGCAACAAGATCAATCTTCAGTAGCTTTGCATTTCCTCGAATTAGATCTTTTGTTGGCAGAGCTTAGTGGCGTATTGGGAGATCAAGCATCTCATGCTCCAACGCATTTGGATATTTTAGTTAAGGGTTCTCGTTTTATGCGCATGGAGCGTGTGGTGCAGGCCTTATTAAAGGAGGCTAAAACATGCTCTTAA
- the mraY gene encoding phospho-N-acetylmuramoyl-pentapeptide-transferase — MLLILAQWLQDDFGFFRVFNYITFRAVMATVTALLIGLAAGPWVIRKLAALKMGQAVRTDGPQTHLVKSGTPTMGGVLILLGIFISCMLWADLSNRFIWIVMIVTFGFGLVGWVDDYRKVARKDPKGMASREKFFWQTLIGLFAAIYLAFSVSEVNNLKVLQLFFDWLKSGFALDLPAKSNLLIPFMKEISYPLGVMGFIILSYLVIVGSSNAVNLTDGLDGLVIMPVILVGAALGAFAYVMGNAIYAKYLLFPYIPGAGELMIFCGAMGGAGLAFLWYNTHPAQVFMGDVGALALGGALGTIAVIVRQEIVLFVMGGIFVAETFSVMLQVFWFKFTKRRFGEGRRIFRMAPLHHHFELGGWRETQVVVRFWIITILLVLIGLSSLKLR, encoded by the coding sequence ATGCTCTTAATCTTGGCCCAATGGCTGCAGGATGATTTTGGATTCTTTCGAGTCTTTAACTACATTACCTTTAGAGCGGTGATGGCAACGGTAACCGCCCTCTTGATTGGCTTAGCCGCTGGTCCTTGGGTCATTCGTAAATTAGCCGCATTAAAAATGGGACAAGCTGTTCGTACAGATGGTCCTCAAACCCATTTAGTAAAGTCGGGTACTCCAACGATGGGTGGCGTGTTGATTCTGTTGGGGATCTTCATTTCTTGCATGCTGTGGGCGGATTTAAGCAATCGCTTTATTTGGATTGTCATGATCGTGACCTTTGGTTTTGGATTGGTGGGCTGGGTTGATGACTATCGCAAGGTGGCCCGTAAAGATCCGAAGGGAATGGCCTCGAGAGAAAAGTTCTTTTGGCAAACCTTGATTGGATTATTTGCCGCTATCTATTTGGCATTCTCAGTCTCAGAAGTAAACAATCTTAAGGTATTGCAATTGTTCTTTGACTGGCTCAAGAGTGGCTTTGCCTTAGATTTGCCGGCTAAGTCAAATTTGCTGATTCCCTTTATGAAGGAAATTAGTTATCCGCTTGGAGTGATGGGCTTCATTATCTTGAGTTACTTGGTGATCGTTGGTAGCAGTAATGCGGTGAATCTCACGGATGGCTTAGACGGTTTAGTGATCATGCCCGTTATTTTGGTTGGGGCAGCATTAGGCGCATTTGCTTATGTGATGGGTAATGCGATTTACGCAAAATATCTACTATTCCCTTACATTCCTGGCGCTGGTGAGCTCATGATTTTCTGTGGAGCAATGGGGGGTGCCGGCTTGGCATTCCTTTGGTACAACACACATCCCGCTCAAGTATTTATGGGTGATGTTGGCGCGCTCGCATTAGGTGGGGCCCTTGGAACGATTGCAGTCATTGTCCGCCAAGAAATCGTCCTCTTTGTGATGGGCGGTATTTTCGTGGCAGAAACTTTCTCAGTCATGTTGCAAGTTTTCTGGTTCAAATTTACCAAGAGGCGTTTTGGAGAAGGGCGTCGCATTTTTAGGATGGCGCCACTTCATCATCATTTTGAATTGGGCGGCTGGCGTGAAACGCAAGTTGTTGTTCGCTTCTGGATCATCACCATTTTATTAGTTCTCATTGGCCTCTCCAGCCTGAAATTAAGGTAA
- the murD gene encoding UDP-N-acetylmuramoyl-L-alanine--D-glutamate ligase gives MHNLDLTFANPALIGDEAYQSPQRFLVLGLGESGFAMAKWCLRNGAKVSLVDTRDREQLNEHQKAWLGELEFAGLQNAHFGSLDEFDLQDIDVLGISPGLSPLQEPVQSFLTKVQESEIDIWGEMEFFARAIAALGRMAQADNSQYQPAVLAVTGTNGKTTTTALTGQLCERAGKRVAVAGNISPAALDKLMSCLDAADQISDMPEIWVLELSSFQLVYTSTFNPTAATVLNITQDHLDWHGDMQAYVRAKANIFGADALCVLNRDDPEVMGLLSDEQKANRSIVTFGAGRPDEQGAFGIEHDLRAGGIDWLVWAEVDEDVEPQPKRRRKAAVVEDEPLRLKRLIPADALRIRGRHNALNALAALALARAAGLPLNLLLHGLRDYHGEPHRVQSVAIVADVEYVDDSKGTNVGATVAALNGLSANESGKRIWLIAGGEGKGQDFSPLREPALRFVKGAFLIGKDAAIIAETLGDSIPCVMSETLSNAVHEAAKQAQSGDIVLLSPACASLDQFSSYIARAEAFVSEVQELGMQFEGVHA, from the coding sequence ATGCATAACTTAGATCTCACTTTCGCCAATCCAGCTCTCATCGGAGATGAGGCTTATCAGTCACCTCAACGTTTCTTAGTTTTGGGATTAGGTGAGTCTGGTTTCGCAATGGCAAAGTGGTGCTTGCGTAATGGCGCCAAGGTGAGTTTGGTTGATACACGAGATCGCGAACAGCTGAATGAGCATCAAAAAGCGTGGTTAGGTGAGTTGGAGTTTGCTGGATTACAAAATGCGCACTTTGGCTCGCTCGATGAATTTGATCTTCAGGACATAGATGTCCTTGGCATTAGTCCAGGCTTATCGCCTTTGCAAGAGCCCGTCCAATCTTTCTTGACTAAGGTGCAAGAATCAGAGATTGATATCTGGGGCGAGATGGAATTTTTTGCTAGAGCGATTGCCGCTTTGGGTCGGATGGCACAAGCGGATAACTCGCAATATCAACCGGCAGTATTGGCTGTGACCGGTACCAACGGCAAAACCACCACTACTGCGTTGACTGGTCAGTTATGTGAGCGTGCCGGTAAACGAGTTGCCGTGGCTGGCAATATCAGCCCTGCTGCTTTGGATAAATTGATGAGCTGCTTGGATGCGGCAGATCAAATCTCAGATATGCCCGAGATTTGGGTTCTAGAACTTTCAAGCTTTCAGTTGGTCTATACCAGCACCTTTAATCCAACAGCAGCTACAGTTTTAAATATCACACAAGACCATTTAGATTGGCATGGTGATATGCAGGCTTATGTAAGAGCAAAGGCAAATATTTTTGGTGCAGATGCTCTTTGTGTCCTTAATCGCGATGATCCCGAAGTAATGGGCTTGCTGTCTGATGAGCAAAAAGCCAATAGATCCATCGTAACTTTTGGTGCTGGCCGACCAGATGAGCAGGGTGCTTTTGGTATTGAGCATGATTTACGTGCTGGCGGGATTGATTGGCTAGTATGGGCCGAGGTCGATGAGGATGTAGAGCCCCAACCGAAGCGTCGTCGTAAAGCTGCGGTAGTTGAAGATGAGCCACTGCGATTAAAGCGCCTTATTCCGGCTGATGCTTTACGTATTCGTGGCAGACATAATGCCTTAAATGCATTAGCAGCACTTGCGTTGGCAAGAGCTGCTGGTTTACCGCTCAATTTGCTATTGCATGGCTTGCGTGATTATCACGGCGAGCCGCATCGTGTACAAAGTGTCGCTATCGTTGCCGACGTGGAGTATGTGGATGACAGCAAGGGCACTAATGTGGGCGCAACAGTAGCGGCATTAAATGGTTTAAGTGCCAATGAATCCGGTAAGCGTATTTGGTTAATTGCTGGCGGTGAGGGTAAAGGTCAGGACTTTAGTCCTTTGCGTGAGCCTGCTTTGCGATTTGTAAAGGGCGCTTTTCTCATTGGAAAAGATGCTGCAATCATTGCTGAGACATTGGGCGACTCCATTCCTTGTGTGATGAGCGAGACTTTGAGTAATGCAGTTCATGAGGCTGCAAAACAGGCGCAATCTGGCGACATCGTCCTGTTGTCTCCTGCCTGTGCAAGTCTCGATCAATTTAGTA